The genomic window TCCAATTGTGTTTTTAGCCCAATTGATACTTATTAAATATTTTTCTTTTTCCGTTATCGCATATTTATCAGCTACAGCAGCAACTTTTTTACTATTTGACAAAAGGTACATTTCAGGACTATCACTATTGTTCATTGGTTTATCCATTCGACCTCAAATTATATCAAGCTTTATTTTACTGTTATTCCCTTTTCTGCTATTTGAGTGGATATCTTCTAAAAAAAGAAAAGAAGTTGTTTTATTATTTAGCGTCATTTTACTAATTTTTGCTTCCAATAAACTATATACACTAGGGAAAGCTGACGTACAGGAGTATTTGACATGGAATGCCCTAAGTACGAATTTGAGAGATTATCCTGCTATTGATTATCAAAGACATGCGAATGAATTTGAAGCTTTGGGAGTAAGTGAGAATGATTTGAATGTCTCCACCTACTGGTTATTTGCTGAAAAAAAAGCCTTAAGTAATACTCTTTTAACAAACATTCAATCTGTTCGTTCCCTTTCAGAGAAATACTCGTTTAATCTGCTTCAGATGATATCAGATTTTTTTAAGAATAGTATTCTGATAACCTTCTCTTTAGTACTGATTAGTTGGTTTTTGATTTTTAAGCCTAAGAAGTTATACGGATGGTTTGTACCGATTTCCCCCTTACTTTTAATTGGAGCTCTCTTTGTTAGACAGAGGGTAGTAGAGCGCGTATATATCCCTCTAATAGTATGTTTCTTAGTAGTATTTATGTTTTATGCTCGATCATTTTATGAAAAAAGACGTTTATTTGATAAGAGGAAGGTGTTCCTTAGCTTACAAATAATGGGAATACTAGGAGGAGCAGTATGGATAAATCAGCTTGGACAAGAACTGTATTGGTTTCCCTATATTCAATCGTCAGTAGTCTCAGAGTACCAAAATCTTGTACAGAGGAATTCGGATAAACTTATTGTTTTTGGTGGATATGGCACTTTGGTTTCTTCACAGCCTACATTGTCAACTTTTAAATTAAGACCCAATCAGTTAGTGACAAATACAACTACATTAGGAAATTGGCAAACTTTTTCTCCTCATTATTATGAACAAATGAAACGATACGGAGTTGAAGAACCTGAAAATCTGTTGTCTTCTGCAATCAACAATCAGAATATTCTCTTCTTTTGGTCCACTTCCTCAGGGAATATGGATAGTGTTAAAAAAATTATGAAAGAACATTATCAGAAGGATGTTTACTTTGAGGAAGTTGAATCTGTCACTTCAGATATGAGCGTTTATCGTTTAAAATTAGGAACAGGAGGATAGTATGAAGAACCGAATTGGTTACATAGATATGTCTAAAGGTTTAGCAATTATATTAGTTATCATTGGACATAGTAGCTTCGTTCCAAATAATGCAAAGTTGCTTCTCTATTCATTCCACATACCGTTGTTCTTTTTCTTATCTGGTTTTACTTTGAATGTTAGAAAATACGAAACCTTCTCAGGCTATTGTTTAAATAAGGTAAAGAGTTTAGTTATTCCTTTTTTCTTGCTAAATAGTTTTGTTTTTCTGTTTCAACTTTTTGTTATGTACCCTGATCAGGTTCTGAGTTTTGATATTCTTCATTTTATAAAACAGTTACTGATTTCAGACCGTTTGCATATTTATTTTCAATTATGGTTTTTGAATGTGATGTTTTTGGCTCATGTTTTCAGTTACTTTATTTTAAAGAGAAGATGGAATTTGAGCCAGTGGGTGATAATAATCTTATCTCTCTTGGTTTTGGTCTATCTCGGACAGAAGGTATATGAGAGGGAGTATTATTTAATTTGGAATATTGATTTAGTTCCTGTTGCTCTGATTTTCATCTTGCTGGGAGTATGGACTAAGAATAATTTACATCAGTTAGAAAAGTATTTTTCAATTTACCTTTTACCGATTGGACTTATTCTTACCAATTATAGTAGTAAACTAAACTATCGAGTGAGTGGCCATCAAATTGTTGATTTGTATTATCAGCAAATTGGGAATCATTTCTTATTTTACTTGGCAGCTATTTCAGGAATTTGGAGTGTTCTTATATTTTTTAAAACAATTCCAGAGAGTTCCATTTTGAAATCAATCGGACAAAAAACGTTGATTTATTATGGAGTACATTCGCCGATAGTTCTGGTGTTAGTAGAAAAATTAGTTAAAGAATTGTCTACGAAATATACTGGAATTTTTGTTAATCAATATATAACGACAGTTTTTGTAGTTATATTAACAATTTTGGGCTGTGAATTGATAGTCAGGATGTTTAGAGGAACCAACTTTCCTTTTGGGATAAAAAGATTAGGAGAAAGAGATGAGTAGACACAAGCCAATTTTATATATTGTTGTTCCATGTTACAACGAAGAACAAGTCTTACCGCATACTAATCCAATGTTTGTTGAAAAAATTGAACAATTAATAAAGAAAGAAGAAATCCACTGCCATAGTAAAATTATGTATGTAAATGATGGTAGTAAGGATCGGACTTGGGAACTGATAGAAAGTTATGCTAAATCTATCCCTTCTGTGGTTGGTGTATCGCAAAGTCGTAACAGAGGTCATCAAAGTAGTGTACTTGCAGGTATGTATGAGGCCATTCAGTTTGCTGATATTGTCATTACCATTGATGCCGATGGACAAGATGATATCAATTGTATGGATAAAATGA from Streptococcus oralis includes these protein-coding regions:
- a CDS encoding acyltransferase family protein translates to MKNRIGYIDMSKGLAIILVIIGHSSFVPNNAKLLLYSFHIPLFFFLSGFTLNVRKYETFSGYCLNKVKSLVIPFFLLNSFVFLFQLFVMYPDQVLSFDILHFIKQLLISDRLHIYFQLWFLNVMFLAHVFSYFILKRRWNLSQWVIIILSLLVLVYLGQKVYEREYYLIWNIDLVPVALIFILLGVWTKNNLHQLEKYFSIYLLPIGLILTNYSSKLNYRVSGHQIVDLYYQQIGNHFLFYLAAISGIWSVLIFFKTIPESSILKSIGQKTLIYYGVHSPIVLVLVEKLVKELSTKYTGIFVNQYITTVFVVILTILGCELIVRMFRGTNFPFGIKRLGERDE